One genomic region from Stutzerimonas decontaminans encodes:
- a CDS encoding SulP family inorganic anion transporter has translation MMKRLARFLPCLDWAKQYDRAAAAKDGLAALIVTLMLIPQSLAYAMLAGLPPVTGLYASMLPLIAYTLFGTSRTLAVGPVAVVSLMTAAALGPLFAAGSAEYVGAAMLLAMLSGAVLLIMAVLRLGFLANFLSHPVISGFISASGILIALGQLKHILGISIVGDNALQLAAGLIAGLPQTHLPTLAVGASSLLFLYLVRSQLGGWLHRLGMNPRTAATLTKIGPVAALLLAIAAVGAFQLTDVGVRVVGEVPRGLPSLSAPSLDLALAVQLLPAAVLISLVGFVESVSVAQTLAAKRRERIEPNQELVALGSANIAAAFSGGFPVTGGFARSVVNFDAGAQTPLAGALTAVGIGLTVLFFTPLFHNLPHAVLAATIIVAVLSLVDLAALRRTWRYSRQDAAAMTATMLGVLLVGVESGIILGVGLSLLLFLWRTSQPHVAVVGQLPGSEHFRNIERFAVVQSPKVLSVRVDESLYFPNARFLEDRIAELIGRYPQAEHLVLMCPGVNLIDASALESLEAITARLHTAGVQLHLSEVKGPVMDRLRRTDFLEHFGGQVFISQYEALLALDPQTTHRALERQRDHLSSIKENAG, from the coding sequence ATGATGAAGCGGCTGGCCCGCTTTCTGCCATGTCTGGACTGGGCGAAGCAATACGATCGCGCAGCCGCCGCCAAGGACGGACTGGCCGCGTTGATCGTGACATTGATGCTGATCCCGCAGAGCCTGGCTTACGCCATGCTTGCGGGCCTGCCGCCGGTGACCGGCCTGTACGCCAGCATGCTGCCGCTGATCGCCTACACCCTGTTCGGCACCAGCCGCACCCTGGCCGTCGGCCCAGTGGCGGTGGTTTCGCTGATGACCGCCGCCGCATTGGGGCCGCTGTTCGCGGCGGGCAGCGCGGAATACGTCGGCGCGGCCATGCTGCTGGCGATGCTGTCTGGTGCGGTGCTGCTGATCATGGCGGTGTTGCGCCTGGGCTTTCTGGCAAACTTCCTTAGCCACCCGGTGATCTCCGGCTTCATCAGCGCCTCGGGCATCCTCATTGCCCTCGGTCAGCTCAAACACATCCTTGGTATTTCCATTGTCGGTGACAATGCGCTGCAACTCGCTGCAGGGCTGATCGCCGGCCTGCCACAGACTCACCTGCCGACTCTAGCCGTAGGCGCCAGCAGCCTGCTGTTTCTCTATCTGGTGCGCAGCCAGCTAGGTGGTTGGCTGCATCGCCTGGGGATGAACCCGCGCACAGCCGCCACCCTTACCAAAATCGGCCCCGTCGCCGCCCTGCTTCTTGCGATAGCTGCGGTCGGTGCTTTTCAGCTCACCGACGTCGGCGTGCGGGTAGTCGGCGAGGTGCCGCGCGGGCTGCCGTCACTGAGTGCGCCGTCACTGGATCTTGCGCTCGCCGTACAGCTCTTACCGGCCGCGGTACTGATCAGCCTGGTAGGCTTTGTCGAATCGGTGTCGGTGGCCCAGACGCTGGCAGCCAAGCGCCGCGAGCGAATCGAGCCCAACCAGGAGCTGGTCGCACTCGGCAGCGCCAATATCGCCGCAGCGTTCAGCGGCGGTTTCCCAGTCACCGGCGGCTTCGCCCGCTCGGTAGTGAATTTCGACGCCGGCGCCCAAACCCCACTGGCCGGCGCCCTGACCGCCGTCGGCATTGGCCTCACGGTATTGTTCTTCACACCGCTGTTTCATAACCTGCCGCACGCCGTCCTGGCCGCTACGATCATCGTGGCTGTACTCAGTCTCGTGGACCTCGCGGCGCTGCGGCGAACCTGGCGCTATTCACGCCAGGACGCCGCGGCCATGACCGCCACGATGCTCGGTGTATTGCTGGTCGGAGTGGAGAGCGGGATTATCCTGGGCGTAGGCCTGTCGCTGCTGCTCTTTCTCTGGCGCACCAGCCAGCCGCATGTTGCCGTGGTTGGGCAGCTGCCAGGCAGCGAGCACTTTCGTAACATCGAGCGCTTCGCCGTAGTGCAGAGCCCGAAAGTACTTTCGGTGCGTGTAGATGAAAGCCTGTACTTTCCCAATGCGCGCTTTCTGGAAGACCGCATCGCCGAACTGATCGGGCGCTATCCTCAAGCCGAGCATCTGGTGCTGATGTGCCCAGGGGTGAACCTGATCGATGCCAGCGCATTGGAAAGTCTCGAGGCCATCACAGCCCGCCTTCACACCGCCGGCGTCCAGCTCCATCTTTCCGAGGTCAAGGGACCGGTAATGGATCGGCTGCGGCGCACCGACTTTCTCGAGCACTTCGGTGGCCAGGTATTCATCAGCCAGTACGAAGCCTTGCTCGCACTGGATCCGCAAACCACTCATCGCGCCCTTGAGCGACAGCGCGACCACCTTTCCAGCATCAAGGAGAACGCAGGATGA
- a CDS encoding bifunctional protein tyrosine phosphatase family protein/NAD(P)/FAD-dependent oxidoreductase, producing the protein MQTIKRLTPFISVAAQLQPADMALLAGIGFRCVINNRPDNEDEGQPASAAMRVAAEASGLEYHHLPVVSGQISDADVAAFCSLLERVRGPVLAFCRTGTRSVSLWALAEAHHLDPQVLLQTAQQANYDLNGLLPRLEQYWQSANDQPLPAAGKFAVTPRYDVLVVGGGAAGCAVTASLLKRDPDLRIAIIEPRDQHYYQPGWTLVGAGVFDRANTERAMSRCIPAKAQWICAAAQAFEPEHQQVVLEDGSRIGYRALVVCPGLSLDWDAIEGARESLGKFGVTSNYAFELAPYTWQLVQSLRHGKALFTQPPMPIKCAGAPQKAMYLSCDHWLKQGVLKDIQVDFCSAGAVLFGVADFVPGLMKYVERYGAQLQFNNRLTAIDGPAGKACFNVVDADGQSRTEEREFDLLHVVPPQHAPEFVRQSALSNADGWFEAEHETLRHPRFGNIFSLGDVCSAPNAKTAAAVRKQAPVVAENVLSVLNGKGPRAIYDGYGSCPLTVERGKVILAEFGYGGKLLPTFPLDPRVPRRLAWRLKTQWMPSIYFDMMLKGHEWLAEPKHLDFEPRPAEAPNACDFTQEKKG; encoded by the coding sequence ATGCAAACAATAAAACGCCTGACACCTTTCATATCCGTTGCTGCTCAGCTGCAGCCGGCCGACATGGCTCTGCTGGCAGGCATCGGCTTTCGTTGCGTCATCAACAATCGTCCGGACAACGAGGATGAAGGTCAGCCCGCCAGCGCGGCTATGCGTGTCGCCGCCGAAGCCTCGGGCCTCGAATACCACCATCTGCCAGTCGTATCGGGACAGATCAGCGACGCCGATGTCGCCGCGTTTTGCTCACTGCTGGAACGCGTCAGGGGCCCGGTCCTGGCGTTCTGCCGGACCGGAACCCGCTCAGTCTCACTCTGGGCATTGGCCGAAGCGCATCACCTTGATCCGCAGGTGCTGTTACAGACCGCCCAGCAGGCAAACTATGACCTCAACGGGCTGCTGCCTCGGCTGGAACAGTACTGGCAATCGGCGAACGACCAGCCGCTACCGGCCGCGGGGAAGTTCGCGGTTACGCCGCGCTACGACGTACTGGTGGTTGGAGGTGGCGCAGCCGGCTGTGCGGTTACCGCCAGCCTGCTAAAACGCGATCCGGATTTGCGCATCGCGATTATCGAGCCGCGCGATCAGCACTATTACCAGCCCGGCTGGACGCTGGTGGGCGCCGGGGTGTTCGACCGCGCCAACACCGAGCGTGCGATGAGTCGCTGCATTCCGGCCAAGGCGCAATGGATCTGCGCTGCTGCCCAGGCCTTCGAGCCAGAGCATCAGCAGGTCGTGCTCGAGGACGGCAGCCGCATCGGCTATAGAGCGCTCGTGGTTTGCCCCGGTTTGAGCCTCGACTGGGACGCCATCGAAGGCGCACGCGAAAGCCTCGGCAAGTTCGGCGTGACCTCCAATTACGCATTCGAACTGGCACCCTACACATGGCAATTGGTGCAGAGCCTGCGCCACGGCAAGGCCTTGTTCACCCAGCCACCGATGCCTATCAAATGTGCCGGCGCACCGCAAAAAGCGATGTACCTGTCGTGCGACCACTGGCTCAAGCAGGGCGTATTGAAGGATATCCAGGTGGACTTCTGCTCGGCGGGCGCCGTGCTGTTCGGCGTTGCCGACTTCGTGCCCGGCCTGATGAAGTACGTTGAACGCTACGGCGCACAGCTCCAGTTCAACAATCGCCTGACGGCCATCGATGGGCCTGCGGGCAAAGCCTGCTTCAACGTCGTCGATGCTGATGGCCAAAGCCGGACCGAGGAACGCGAGTTCGATCTGCTACATGTAGTTCCACCGCAGCATGCGCCGGAGTTCGTTCGCCAGAGCGCACTGAGCAATGCTGATGGCTGGTTCGAGGCCGAGCATGAAACCCTTCGCCATCCGCGCTTCGGCAACATCTTCAGCCTGGGTGACGTCTGCTCTGCGCCTAATGCCAAGACTGCCGCCGCGGTACGCAAGCAGGCACCGGTTGTAGCAGAGAACGTTCTCAGCGTGCTCAATGGCAAGGGACCGCGAGCGATCTATGACGGCTACGGTTCGTGCCCGCTGACCGTGGAGCGTGGCAAGGTCATCCTGGCCGAGTTTGGCTATGGCGGGAAGCTGCTACCAACCTTCCCGCTCGATCCGCGGGTGCCAAGACGCCTCGCCTGGCGACTGAAGACGCAATGGATGCCTTCGATCTACTTCGACATGATGCTCAAAGGGCATGAATGGCTGGCCGAACCGAAGCACCTGGATTTCGAGCCACGCCCGGCCGAGGCGCCGAACGCCTGCGACTTCACTCAGGAGAAAAAGGGATGA
- a CDS encoding MBL fold metallo-hydrolase — protein MNAHVEAFFDPATFTYSYVVSDPETHQCAVIDSVLDYDPASGRTSHATAQRLVDYVREKELTVQWLLETHVHADHLSAAPYLKQQLGGQLAIGDQITVVQDTFGKLFNAGTEFATDGRQFDHLFHDGDTFQVGKVQARAIHTPGHTPACMTYVIGDAAFVGDTLFMPDYGTARCDFPGGNARTLYQSIQKLFALPDETRVFMCHDYKAPGREEFLYETTIAAEREHNVHVHAGITEEQFVAMRSARDATLGMPTLILPSVQINMRGGELPKPESNGTRYLKIPLDVL, from the coding sequence ATGAATGCCCATGTTGAAGCCTTTTTCGATCCAGCAACCTTCACCTACAGCTATGTGGTCAGCGACCCGGAAACGCATCAGTGCGCAGTGATCGATTCAGTGCTGGACTACGATCCGGCTTCGGGGCGCACTTCCCATGCCACAGCCCAGCGTCTGGTCGACTATGTGCGCGAGAAGGAGCTGACCGTGCAGTGGTTGCTGGAAACCCACGTGCATGCCGACCATCTCAGCGCTGCGCCCTACCTCAAGCAGCAGCTGGGCGGTCAGCTGGCGATCGGCGATCAGATCACGGTGGTGCAAGACACCTTCGGCAAGTTGTTCAACGCCGGTACCGAGTTCGCCACCGATGGTCGACAGTTTGACCACCTGTTCCACGACGGTGACACCTTTCAGGTCGGCAAGGTACAAGCGCGCGCCATCCATACCCCGGGCCACACGCCGGCCTGTATGACTTATGTGATCGGGGACGCCGCGTTCGTTGGCGACACGCTGTTCATGCCGGACTATGGCACCGCTCGCTGCGACTTTCCCGGCGGCAATGCGCGCACGCTGTACCAGTCCATTCAGAAGCTGTTCGCCCTGCCAGACGAGACGCGCGTCTTCATGTGTCATGACTACAAGGCACCCGGCCGCGAGGAGTTTCTCTACGAAACCACCATCGCCGCGGAGCGCGAGCACAATGTGCACGTGCATGCCGGCATCACTGAAGAACAGTTCGTCGCCATGCGTAGCGCCCGCGACGCCACACTGGGCATGCCCACCCTGATCCTGCCATCAGTACAGATCAACATGCGCGGCGGCGAGCTGCCCAAGCCCGAGAGCAACGGCACGCGCTACCTGAAAATCCCCCTGGACGTGCTGTAA
- a CDS encoding ABC transporter ATP-binding protein, with the protein MSEATIKPNAAEVLRLDQVRKAFNLGTPLETEVLHGIDLSLSRGELAALIGPSGSGKSTLLNLIGLLDTPSSGELYLLGQPTRNSDDEARTHLRNQAIGFVFQFHHLISAFSVLENVLMPLMIRHGKPSPADIDLARGLLDEVGLGQFADNKPTQISGGQQQRVAIARALVTRPPLLLADEPTGNLDTRTAQSVFELFHRINAQFGCAVLVVTHDPRLAADCARTIQLVDGLIVSDEANAASR; encoded by the coding sequence ATGTCTGAAGCGACGATCAAGCCCAACGCTGCAGAAGTCTTGCGCCTGGACCAGGTACGCAAGGCCTTCAACCTCGGCACGCCACTGGAGACCGAGGTTCTGCACGGTATCGACCTGTCGCTGTCGCGCGGCGAGTTGGCCGCATTGATCGGGCCGTCCGGCTCCGGCAAAAGCACGTTGCTTAACCTGATTGGCCTGCTCGACACGCCCAGCTCAGGTGAGCTGTACCTGCTTGGGCAACCCACGCGCAACAGCGATGATGAAGCCCGCACTCATCTGCGCAACCAGGCGATCGGGTTCGTTTTCCAGTTCCACCACCTGATCTCGGCCTTCAGCGTTCTTGAAAACGTGCTGATGCCGCTGATGATCCGCCACGGCAAACCGTCGCCTGCGGATATCGACCTGGCGCGCGGCCTGCTCGATGAAGTTGGGCTGGGCCAGTTCGCTGACAATAAACCCACGCAGATTTCCGGTGGCCAGCAACAGCGGGTCGCCATCGCCCGGGCGCTGGTGACCCGCCCTCCGCTGCTGCTGGCCGACGAGCCGACCGGCAACCTCGATACGCGCACCGCACAAAGCGTGTTCGAGTTGTTTCATCGCATCAATGCGCAGTTCGGCTGTGCGGTGCTGGTGGTGACTCACGACCCACGACTTGCCGCGGATTGTGCACGGACCATCCAGCTCGTCGATGGCCTGATCGTCAGCGACGAAGCCAACGCCGCCAGCCGCTGA
- a CDS encoding ABC transporter permease, producing the protein MRLADSLWTEWKIALRFLLDNRMQTLLIIFGIAVGSAVIVFITALITGLQANVVERTLGTQAHIRILPPDEINRTLPAGDDNWSLVLESPRAQRLRSIINWQDIRDVLDQDPQVLAVSPVISGPAIARRGVARASVALLGIDPPRYQRIIPLADDLIAGRFVVGAGNAIIGKELARDLGLGIGDKLRLDAGEGREAVVDVAGIFELGVRDLDARYVYLDLKQAQTLLDLPGGVTVIDTTVAEIFEADRIASRLARLTGLRAESWMETNGQLLNALSSQSMTTEMIRVFVGISVAFGIASVLAVSVVQRTREIGILRAMGSPRGQILRVFLLQGGLLGLLGSACGGGVGWGLVQVFNLFGPRLFEIPVDPTLVPLAMLVATITGVLAAAMPARRAARYDPAVAIRYV; encoded by the coding sequence ATGCGCCTGGCCGACTCGCTGTGGACCGAATGGAAGATCGCCCTGCGCTTCCTGCTGGACAACCGCATGCAGACGCTGCTGATCATCTTCGGTATCGCCGTAGGCTCGGCGGTGATCGTCTTCATTACCGCACTGATCACCGGCCTACAGGCCAACGTGGTGGAGCGCACGCTCGGCACCCAGGCGCATATCCGCATCCTGCCGCCGGATGAGATCAACCGCACCCTGCCTGCCGGTGACGACAACTGGTCGCTGGTACTGGAGAGCCCACGGGCGCAACGCCTGCGCTCGATCATCAACTGGCAGGACATTCGCGATGTGCTGGATCAGGACCCGCAGGTCCTGGCCGTGTCACCGGTGATCAGCGGTCCGGCCATTGCCCGACGCGGCGTGGCGCGGGCTTCGGTGGCGCTGCTGGGAATCGACCCACCGCGTTATCAGCGCATCATCCCGCTTGCCGATGACCTGATCGCCGGGCGCTTCGTGGTCGGCGCGGGCAATGCGATTATCGGCAAGGAACTGGCTCGCGACCTTGGCCTGGGCATCGGCGACAAGCTGCGGCTGGATGCGGGCGAAGGCCGGGAAGCCGTGGTGGATGTTGCAGGCATCTTCGAGCTGGGCGTGCGTGATCTGGATGCACGCTACGTCTACCTGGATCTGAAGCAGGCGCAGACGTTGCTCGACCTGCCCGGCGGCGTCACGGTGATCGATACAACCGTCGCCGAAATCTTCGAGGCCGATCGCATCGCCAGCCGCCTGGCCCGGCTCACCGGCTTGCGCGCGGAAAGCTGGATGGAAACCAATGGCCAGCTGCTAAACGCGCTCAGCTCACAAAGCATGACCACCGAGATGATTCGCGTCTTCGTCGGCATTTCGGTCGCCTTCGGCATCGCCAGCGTACTGGCCGTAAGCGTCGTTCAGCGCACGCGCGAGATCGGCATCCTGCGCGCCATGGGAAGCCCGCGCGGGCAAATCCTGCGGGTGTTCCTCCTGCAGGGCGGCCTGCTCGGCCTCCTCGGTTCGGCCTGCGGCGGAGGTGTCGGCTGGGGGCTGGTCCAGGTATTCAATCTGTTCGGGCCGCGTCTGTTCGAAATCCCCGTCGATCCGACGCTGGTACCGCTGGCGATGCTGGTGGCGACCATCACCGGCGTGCTGGCGGCGGCTATGCCCGCACGACGCGCGGCGCGTTACGATCCAGCGGTAGCGATCCGCTATGTCTGA
- a CDS encoding efflux RND transporter periplasmic adaptor subunit — MPAAKSIRRVLLLISVALLFGGWLVWRQLQGPELPGYRLETRPLVQRVVASGEVDSQSLAQVGSEITGVVAVRHVREGDAVEAGDLLLELRDEEQRARLREAEAALQQLIDSTRPQAQATLREAQHNLEQASRELKRRETLFERKLLASEPLEQARRAELTARVIRDRARYAAAALAEGGSEEQVLRQRLEAARAALAKTRIHAQVAGIVQTRDVEPGDLVQPGRTLLAIARSGSSEILLPLDEKNLAPIELGQAAKIIADAYPERVLPARVSFIAPSVDTARGTIDVHLDVEEPADFLRQGMTVSVNIETGRREQALVLPNDALRARDGVRAQVLRVNEGVVERVNVHLGLLGTALSEVMEGLTAGDLVLIGDAEDGQRVRVKERPIPNGIQD, encoded by the coding sequence GTGCCCGCCGCAAAATCCATTCGTCGCGTGCTTTTGCTCATCAGCGTGGCCCTGCTGTTTGGCGGCTGGCTCGTCTGGCGTCAACTGCAGGGGCCAGAACTACCCGGTTATCGCCTGGAGACACGGCCGCTGGTGCAGCGGGTGGTCGCCAGCGGTGAGGTGGACAGCCAGTCACTGGCCCAGGTCGGCAGCGAAATCACCGGCGTCGTTGCAGTGCGCCATGTGCGCGAGGGCGACGCGGTGGAAGCTGGCGACCTGCTGCTCGAGCTGCGCGACGAAGAGCAGCGCGCGCGCCTGCGCGAGGCCGAAGCTGCGCTGCAGCAGTTGATCGATTCCACCCGCCCACAGGCACAGGCAACCCTGCGCGAGGCACAACACAATCTTGAACAGGCAAGCCGTGAGCTGAAGCGCCGCGAGACGCTCTTCGAACGCAAGCTACTGGCGTCCGAGCCGCTGGAGCAGGCGCGCCGTGCGGAGCTGACCGCCCGCGTGATACGTGATCGTGCGCGCTATGCCGCCGCAGCCCTGGCCGAGGGCGGCAGCGAAGAGCAGGTCTTGCGTCAACGGCTGGAAGCTGCTCGCGCCGCGCTGGCGAAAACCCGCATTCATGCGCAGGTGGCTGGCATCGTCCAGACACGCGACGTCGAGCCGGGTGATCTGGTCCAGCCGGGCCGCACGCTGCTCGCCATCGCTCGTTCGGGCAGCAGCGAAATTCTACTGCCGCTGGACGAGAAGAACCTGGCGCCCATCGAACTCGGGCAGGCCGCGAAGATCATCGCCGATGCCTACCCGGAGCGAGTGCTGCCGGCCCGGGTCAGCTTCATAGCGCCGAGCGTCGATACTGCGCGCGGCACCATCGATGTCCACCTGGACGTCGAGGAGCCGGCTGACTTTCTGCGCCAGGGCATGACCGTCTCGGTGAACATCGAAACCGGCCGCCGCGAGCAGGCGCTGGTACTGCCAAACGATGCGCTGCGTGCCCGCGACGGTGTGCGGGCGCAGGTGCTACGGGTCAACGAAGGCGTCGTCGAACGGGTAAACGTGCACCTTGGCCTGCTCGGCACGGCACTTAGCGAGGTGATGGAAGGCCTGACCGCCGGTGATCTGGTGCTGATCGGCGACGCCGAAGACGGCCAGCGCGTGCGCGTGAAGGAACGGCCGATCCCCAACGGCATTCAGGACTGA
- a CDS encoding ZIP family metal transporter — MASTVQSPAATLRAAWLAQAQASPWITTGLAATAVAVLVLLVAGTTNALQSSESDNVRNALLGGTAGFVATAVGAFLAIGLRDISTRTQDSMLGFAAGMMLAASAFSLILPGIEAGRELFGSGPAAALTVVVGLGLGVLLMLGLDYFTPHEHESTGPCGPECERLNRVWLFVLAIALHNIPEGMAIGVSFANGDLSVGLPLTTAISIQDIPEGLAVALALRTTGLSALGSVLVAAASGLMEPIGALVGIGISSGFAIAYPISLGLAAGAMIFVVSHEVIPETHRNGHQTPATLGLMVGFAVMMFLDTALG, encoded by the coding sequence ATGGCGTCCACCGTTCAAAGTCCGGCGGCCACCCTGCGTGCCGCTTGGCTCGCGCAGGCGCAAGCCAGCCCCTGGATCACGACTGGCCTTGCTGCTACGGCAGTAGCGGTGCTGGTTCTGCTCGTGGCAGGTACCACCAACGCCTTGCAGAGCAGCGAGTCGGATAATGTTCGCAATGCGCTGCTGGGCGGTACTGCGGGCTTCGTGGCGACGGCCGTTGGCGCTTTTCTGGCGATTGGCTTGCGCGACATTTCGACGCGCACTCAGGACAGCATGCTGGGCTTCGCAGCCGGAATGATGCTGGCAGCCAGTGCCTTCTCGCTGATCCTTCCGGGGATCGAGGCAGGGCGTGAACTGTTCGGCAGCGGTCCTGCTGCAGCGCTGACCGTGGTGGTGGGGCTCGGCCTTGGCGTGCTGCTGATGCTCGGTCTGGATTACTTCACGCCGCACGAGCACGAGAGCACTGGGCCATGCGGCCCCGAGTGCGAGCGGCTCAACCGTGTGTGGCTGTTCGTGCTTGCCATCGCGTTGCACAACATCCCGGAAGGCATGGCTATCGGGGTGAGCTTTGCCAATGGCGACCTGAGTGTCGGTCTGCCACTGACCACCGCAATTTCCATCCAGGACATTCCGGAAGGGCTGGCCGTTGCGCTGGCCTTGCGCACCACCGGTCTGTCGGCGCTGGGCTCGGTGCTGGTTGCTGCGGCATCCGGACTGATGGAGCCGATCGGTGCGTTGGTGGGTATCGGCATCTCCAGCGGATTTGCCATTGCCTATCCCATCAGCCTTGGGCTGGCCGCGGGGGCGATGATCTTCGTGGTGTCCCATGAGGTGATTCCGGAAACCCATCGCAACGGCCACCAGACGCCCGCCACGCTGGGCCTGATGGTGGGCTTCGCGGTGATGATGTTCCTCGATACCGCACTGGGCTGA